The following coding sequences lie in one Saimiri boliviensis isolate mSaiBol1 chromosome 6, mSaiBol1.pri, whole genome shotgun sequence genomic window:
- the OR10A4 gene encoding olfactory receptor 10A4, with translation MMWENWTIVSEFVLVSFSALSTELQALLFLLFLTIYLVTLMGNVLIILVTTADSALQSPMYFFLRNLSFLEIGFNLVIVPKMLGTLIVQDTTISFLGCATQMYFFFFFGAAECCLLATMAYDRYVAICDPLRYPVVIGHRSRAQLAAASWFSGFPVATVQTTWIFSFPFCGPNRVNHFFCDSPPVIALVCADTSLFELEALTATVLFILFPFLLILGSYVHILSTIFRMPSAEGKHKAFSTCSSHLLVVSLFYSTAILMYFRPRSSASPESKKLLSLSYTVVTPMLNPIIYSLRNNEVKAALKRVIHRTLGSQKL, from the coding sequence ATGATGTGGGAAAACTGGACAATTGTCAGTGAATTTGTTCTTGTGAGCTTTTCAGCCCTATCCACTGAGCTTCAGGCTCTACTGTTTCTCCTGTTCTTGACCATTTACCTGGTTACTTTAATGGGCAATGTCCTCATCATCCTGGTCACTACAGCTGACTCTGCACTACAAAGTCCTATGTACTTCTTCCTCAGAAACTTGTCCTTCCTGGAGATAGGTTTCAACTTGGTCATTGTGCCCAAGATGCTGGGGACCCTGATCGTTCAAGACACAACCATCTCCTTCCTTGGATGTGCCACTCAgatgtatttcttcttcttttttggggCTGCTGAGTGCTGcctcctggccaccatggcataTGATCGCTATGTGGCTATCTGTGACCCCTTGCGCTACCCAGTTGTCATAGGCCACAGATCCCGTGCCCAGCTGGCTGCTGCTTCTTGGTTCTCAGGGTTTCCAGTGGCTACTGTGCAAACCACATGGATTTTCAGTTTCCCTTTTTGTGGCCCCAATAGGGTGAACCACTTCTTCTGTGACAGCCCTCCTGTCATTGCACTGGTCTGTGCTGACACCTCTCTATTTGAACTGGAGGCTCTGACAGCCACTGTTCTATTcatcctctttcctttcttgctgATCCTGGGATCCTATGTTCACATCCTCTCCACTATCTTCAGGATGCCCTCGGCTGAGGGGAAACACAAGGCCTTCTCCACCtgttcctcccacctcctggTTGTCTCTCTCTTTTACAGCACTGCCATCCTCATGTATTTCCGACCCCGATCTAGTGCCTCTCCTGAGAGCAAGAAGCTGCTGTCACTCTCTTACACAGTGGTGACACCCATGTTGAATCCCATCATCTACAGCTTAAGGAATAATGAAGTGAAGGCTGCACTGAAGCGGGTTATCCACAGGACCCTGGGCTCTCAGAAACTATGA
- the OR10A5 gene encoding olfactory receptor 10A5 has product MAMGNWTRISEFILLSFSSLPTEIQSLLFLTFLTIYLVTLTGNSLIILVTLADPMLHSPMYFFLRNLSFLEIGFNLVIVPKMLETLLAQDTTISFLGCATQMYFFFFFGVAECFLLATMAYDRYVAICSPLHYPVIMNQRTRAKLAAASWFPGFPVATVQTTWLFSFPFCGTNKVNHFFCDSPPVLRLVCADTALFEIYAIVGTILVVMVPCLLILCSYTRIAAAILKIPSAKGKHKAFSTCSSHLLVVSLFYISSSLTYFRPKSNNSPEGKKLLSLSYTVVTPMLNPIIYSLRNNEVKNALSRKVCKALAL; this is encoded by the coding sequence ATGGCTATGGGGAACTGGACAAGAATAAGTGAGTTTATCCTCTTGAGCTTCTCTTCCCTGCCTACTGAAATACAGTCATTGCTCTTCCTGACATTTCTAACCATCTACCTGGTCACCCTGACGGGAAACAGCCTCATCATTCTGGTTACCCTCGCTGACCCCATGCTACACAGCCCCATGTACTTCTTCCTCAGAAACTTGTCTTTCCTAGAGATTGGCTTCAACCTAGTCATTGTGCCCAAAATGCTGGAGACCCTGCTTGCCCAGGACACAACCATCTCCTTCCTTGGCTGTGCCACTCAGAtgtacttcttcttcttctttgggGTGGCTGAATGCTTcctcctggccaccatggcataTGACCGCTATGTGGCCATCTGCAGTCCTTTACACTACCCAGTCATCATGAACCAAAGGACACGTGCCAAACTGGCTGCTGCCTCCTGGTTCCCAGGCTTTCCTGTAGCTACTGTGCAGACCACGTGGCTCTTCAGCTTTCCATTCTGTGGCACCAACAAGGTGAACCACTTCTTCTGTGACAGCCCACCTGTGCTGAGACTGGTCTGTGCAGACACAGCACTGTTTGAGATCTACGCCATCGTTGGAACCATTCTGGTGGTCATGGTCCCCTGCTTGCTGATCTTGTGTTCCTACACTCGCATTGCTGCTGCCATCCTCAAGATCCCATCAGCTAAAGGGAAGCATAAAGCCTTCTCTACGTGCTCCTCACACCTCCTTGTTGTCTCTCTTTTCTATATATCTTCTAGTCTCACCTATTTCCGGCCTAAATCAAATAATTCTCCTGAGGGCAAGAAGCTCCTATCATTGTCCTACACTGTTGTGACTCCCATGTTGAACCCCATTATCTACAGTCTGAGAAATAATGAGGTGAAGAATGCCCTCAGCAGGAAGGTATGCAAGGCCCTAGCCCTGTAA